A window of the Leucothrix mucor DSM 2157 genome harbors these coding sequences:
- a CDS encoding sugar ABC transporter substrate-binding protein, protein MKHNTLKLAIATSVLAAGFTSAPAFSKDIVCLITKTNSNPFFVKMKEGAEAKAEELGMELRSFAGKIDGDSETQVAAVENCISSGAKGILITASDSKAIVPSIDMARKEGLLVIALDTPLEPTTAADATFATDNFKAGILIGEWAKANMGDAAKDAKIALLDLSALGVSVDYQRDNGFLQGFGIDIKDPTKMGDEDDPRIVGNEVTSGNEEGGRTAMENLLQKDPEINLVYTINEPAAAGAYEALKSVGREKDVLIVSVDGGCPGVENIKDGVIGATSMQFPLLMASLGVEAVAEFAKTGKKPENSEGLDFVNTGVKLITDSPVEGIESTSSEEGLKLCWG, encoded by the coding sequence AACACACTTAAGCTGGCTATCGCAACTTCTGTATTGGCTGCAGGCTTTACCTCGGCTCCCGCTTTCTCTAAAGACATCGTCTGTCTGATCACTAAAACTAATTCCAATCCATTCTTCGTTAAGATGAAAGAAGGCGCCGAAGCTAAAGCTGAAGAGCTGGGCATGGAGCTGCGTTCGTTTGCCGGTAAAATTGATGGCGATAGTGAAACTCAGGTCGCCGCTGTTGAGAACTGCATCTCCTCAGGCGCTAAAGGGATTCTGATTACGGCTTCTGACTCTAAAGCGATTGTTCCTTCTATTGATATGGCGCGCAAAGAAGGCCTGCTGGTTATTGCACTGGATACGCCACTGGAGCCAACCACAGCGGCTGATGCAACCTTCGCAACGGATAACTTCAAAGCCGGCATACTGATCGGTGAGTGGGCTAAAGCCAATATGGGTGATGCGGCTAAAGATGCCAAAATTGCATTGCTGGACTTGAGTGCTTTAGGTGTATCGGTTGATTACCAGCGTGACAACGGTTTCCTACAAGGCTTTGGTATCGATATTAAAGACCCGACCAAAATGGGCGACGAAGATGACCCACGTATCGTTGGTAATGAAGTAACCAGTGGTAACGAAGAGGGTGGCCGTACTGCAATGGAAAACTTATTGCAGAAAGATCCTGAAATCAATTTGGTTTACACCATTAATGAGCCTGCCGCAGCCGGTGCTTATGAAGCGCTAAAATCAGTTGGCCGTGAGAAAGACGTATTAATCGTCTCAGTTGATGGTGGTTGTCCAGGTGTTGAGAACATTAAAGATGGCGTGATTGGTGCGACTTCAATGCAATTCCCACTATTAATGGCTTCATTAGGCGTAGAAGCAGTTGCTGAGTTTGCTAAAACCGGTAAGAAGCCAGAGAACTCTGAAGGTCTGGATTTCGTTAACACGGGTGTCAAGCTGATCACAGATTCTCCAGTAGAAGGCATTGAGTCTACGTCTTCTGAAGAAGGTTTGAAGCTTTGCTGGGGATAA